The DNA segment CACTTCGCTGGCGATGGTGAGCTTCAGCGCGTTGAAGCTTTCCTGCTGCGCGTCTGCGGAAGCATCCGCGGACTCCACCTGGCGGCGGACGGAACCCCAGACATCCAGCTCGTAGGAAAGGTCGGCTGGGACCGAGAAATTGTTCTGCACGGTGGAAATGCCCTGTGCGCGGGTCTTCGACCGGCTTGAGGAAGGATTCAGGTCGATGCTCGGGAAATACCTGCCGCGTGCCGCCGCACTCAGCGAGCGGGCCTGCCGCACGCGTGCGGAGGCTCCCGCGAGCTCCTGGTTGTTGCCCAGGGCGCGGTCCACCAGCGAGTTCAGGGTCCCGTCACCATACAATCTCCACCACGCGCGCGGGTTCGGAAGGGAGTCAGGAGACTGCTTCTTCCACTTCACCCCTCCGTTGGAAAAGGATGCGGGGAGTTTCATCTCCGGCGTTTCGTGATTGGGCCCCAGTGGCTTGCAAGCCGCGATCAGCATCACGGAGGACAGGGGCAGGACGGTGGCTAGAGATCTCGGGGACATGGAAGTGGCGGAATTGAACCATCGTTTAAGAACCTCGCAAACGAAAGTTGCGGATTTTCCGAAATGAGACGATGAAATGTTGGGGAAATGTGCCCAAGCCGGGGTGGGAGGCGGCAATTTCAGGTTTGATTCCCGGAAAATTCCAGCCATCTTCGGAAGAACCCTAAAACCCTGATAAATGCGCTCGATCCTCATACTTTTCATCGGCGGGACATTGGCCGCTTCCGCCCAGAATCCCACCGCAGCCCAGCAGGCCCAACAGTTCTACCAGCAAGGTATCGCCCAGGAGCAGGCCGGCGATGTTGCAGGTGCCAGGACCGCCTATACCCAGGCCCTGCGGCTCAATCCGCATCTGGCGGACGCCCGCTTCCGCCTGGGGCAGTTGAAAATGGACCGCGGCCAGCTTGCCGCGAAAGCGCGGGAGAGGAAGTTCGGCAGCCTCATCATCCCCCAGATGAACATCGAGGGGGCGACCGTCTCCGAATCCCTGGAGGCACTCCGCGTCTCCATGGAAAAAGTGTCCAACGGGGAAGTGTCCCCGAACTTCGTCCTCAAGGACCCGGACAGGAAGCTCGACAAGACTTCCGTGACCTTCCAGCTCAAGTCCGTTCCCGCCAAGGCGATCCTCGACTACATCCTGTCCCAAGGCTATGCGAAGGCCATCTTCGACGAACATGCGGTGGTCATTGAACCCGTCTCGGGCCCCGGTTTGACATCCCCCGGGGATTCCGTTAACGGGAGCCGATGAACCTGCCCTCCGGCGACGCTTGGTATTTCTCACGGGACGGCCAGCAAAGCGGTCCGCTCACCTATGCCGACCTGAAAGAAAAGGCCGACGAAGGCTTGCTGAAGCCGCGCACCGACCTCGTCTGGAAGGAAGGCATGAGCGACTGGGTCCAGATCGGGCAGATCGACGGCCTGTTCGAGCGCCGTGAAATGGCGCCTCCGCCACCGGAACCGGATGCCGCTTCCCTGGAGGCGGCCCTGACGGCAGGCGACTCCCAATACAGCCTTGGAAGCTTCGGTGGCTGCCGGCGGCGTTCCTTCATCTTCGTCCACCTCATCCTGCCCGCACTGGTGGTGTTCCTGCTCAGTGCGGTGAAGACCTCTTTTTCCGGAATGATCTCTCCCGACATCCTCGCAAAAGCTGAGATGGTCGGTCCTGTGGTGCTTCTCATCCTGATGGTCTATACCGGCATCCAGCGGTTCGCGAACCTTGGGATGAGCCGCTGGTGGTACCTCGCGCATTTCGTGCCGCTTCTCAGCTTCTGGACCGCCTACCGCAGCTTTGCCTGCCCGGAAGGCTATGCCGTCCACAAGCAGATGGACGGCGCGGGAATCTTCCTGGCCATCCTCTACTGGCTGTGGCTGCTCTCGCTGGTCGCCATCGTGACGGTATTCATCGCCGTTCTCGCCGGAGCCGCAGGCAGCCCTGAGATCCAGCAGCATGTGAAAGAGTTCCTGGAACAACTCCAGGCCCAGACGCAAGCCGCCCCGAAATGATCCGCTACTCCAAGGAAACGGACGAGCGCCGCGAGGCCGGCTCCCACGAATGTTGGTGCCTGCATGGTTCCGTGGGGGCGGCATCGGATTTCCGCGCGCTGGCGAAGGCGCTGGCCCAGGGCGGCATCGGCTCGCGGGCCGTGGACCTGTGGCGGTTTCTGGAACCCGGCCCCCTCCCTATCGGCGAATCCGGGGCCACGCTGAACGAGGACGCGGAGGGTGAAACCTTCCGCGGCACCGGGCGCTCCCTGTTGGGCTACTCCATGGGTGGCCGCCTGGCCCTCCATGCCCTGCTGGAGAAAGATCATCCCTGGCAGGCGGCGGTCATCGTTTCCGCCCATCCCGGCCTGGAAGATGAACTTGAGCGTTCCGCACGCAAGGCCGCCGACAGCACGTGGGCGGCGAAGGCATTCGCCGGGGACTGGAAGGACTTCACCAGCCAATGGAACGCGCAGCCAATGCTGGGCGGGGACATCCGCGAGCCGGAAGCCACCCAACGACTGGTCGCCCGCCGCAGGGAGATTTCCCGCAGCTTCCTCGACTGGTCGGTGGGGGCGCAGGAGCCACTGTGGGAACGCCTTTCCTCAATCTCCATCCCCGTGCTGTGGGTGGCGGGTGAGAGGGATGGAAAATACACCGCCATCGCGGAGCGGGCCGCGGGTCTGACGCCCCGCGGCATTCTGGCCGTCGCACCGGAGGCCGGTCACCGCGTGCCGTGGGAAAATCCGTCGTGGTT comes from the Luteolibacter sp. SL250 genome and includes:
- a CDS encoding GYF domain-containing protein gives rise to the protein MNLPSGDAWYFSRDGQQSGPLTYADLKEKADEGLLKPRTDLVWKEGMSDWVQIGQIDGLFERREMAPPPPEPDAASLEAALTAGDSQYSLGSFGGCRRRSFIFVHLILPALVVFLLSAVKTSFSGMISPDILAKAEMVGPVVLLILMVYTGIQRFANLGMSRWWYLAHFVPLLSFWTAYRSFACPEGYAVHKQMDGAGIFLAILYWLWLLSLVAIVTVFIAVLAGAAGSPEIQQHVKEFLEQLQAQTQAAPK
- a CDS encoding alpha/beta fold hydrolase, with amino-acid sequence MIRYSKETDERREAGSHECWCLHGSVGAASDFRALAKALAQGGIGSRAVDLWRFLEPGPLPIGESGATLNEDAEGETFRGTGRSLLGYSMGGRLALHALLEKDHPWQAAVIVSAHPGLEDELERSARKAADSTWAAKAFAGDWKDFTSQWNAQPMLGGDIREPEATQRLVARRREISRSFLDWSVGAQEPLWERLSSISIPVLWVAGERDGKYTAIAERAAGLTPRGILAVAPEAGHRVPWENPSWFADRLSRFLKTAS
- a CDS encoding tetratricopeptide repeat protein, giving the protein MRSILILFIGGTLAASAQNPTAAQQAQQFYQQGIAQEQAGDVAGARTAYTQALRLNPHLADARFRLGQLKMDRGQLAAKARERKFGSLIIPQMNIEGATVSESLEALRVSMEKVSNGEVSPNFVLKDPDRKLDKTSVTFQLKSVPAKAILDYILSQGYAKAIFDEHAVVIEPVSGPGLTSPGDSVNGSR